The Nocardioides sp. S-1144 genome includes a region encoding these proteins:
- the dcm gene encoding DNA (cytosine-5-)-methyltransferase gives MSRQFTFVDLFAGIGGFHAALTALGGQCAYAIEIDANAAAIYERNWGLNPLGDITYDASDAQMVVPPHDVLAAGFPCQPFSKTGGNRGMDEARGTLFWNIMKVVETHKPAVVLLENVRNLIGPRHVHEWHTIIASLRGAGYWVSDRPAVISPHCLSPGRGGRPQVRERAFLTATYVGGQDVLDGLGPDPIPSNVGPGARGIEWRLTDYLVPDVQDPRYQLTEMESHWISAWDDWVRSYRARNGGRIPGFPIWADSWLDLRNDDVDAALARLKELEPGLPEWKASNLAKNYDLYSANRHWIDGWARRWSVYGERFPASRRKLEWQAQDTASLWDTVMHMRPSGIRAKPPTYVPALVAITQTSIYGPQRRRLTPREGARLMGFADSFTFGSQRDSASYKQLGNAVSVGAVWHAMREHVDRDADLLRRTPEGSRILDSVRAAPGSPDHQHQPGPPPAASTPPSRRDISSTAMPAAVRRSRRDPAFRDTPYFVPAGTTGEATARIFGLTGAPPAGRGEKRALVALRDALGLDVDVVRTNAVMGQQLAHALDVDWDPDAHTIKNKVTLAGLNALLEGASQAYQRRALGRVPQVPPTTLTGAGWSAFEPAVSKIEAVTRIARLTSAPPEWLGPGSKEHKSVLLNLADALLPEARLDRSSKTRLGRSIAEALDVGWNDTCYSTGETISLIGLNTILAGAERRLDRLGTTAADLLADPAAEGAALAAALHDGWSAATWDARETVEWLRDNNLRGANDNEWQGWFFEARGRELLNAAFPPSRQAVRLQYGRTTFDYSLNHPWDLKAHTEVKVFADSRREQVERPVAILNDVSAVRECVSEQGLGFLVLSGSAVMDESGEFVRWHRSFKAQGSGRLPALSNSGQSRQRKSGFTPLRLEAFWVADTLRLDEAVASGQLAARPQGRQAPKGDGSEGSAREDKFHMNLERARTGSILASGRQWTAK, from the coding sequence GTGAGTAGACAGTTCACCTTCGTCGACCTCTTCGCCGGCATCGGCGGCTTTCACGCAGCCCTGACAGCGCTAGGAGGCCAATGCGCCTACGCGATCGAGATCGATGCGAACGCCGCCGCCATCTACGAGCGGAACTGGGGCCTTAACCCGCTGGGCGACATCACGTACGACGCCAGCGATGCGCAGATGGTTGTCCCGCCCCACGATGTCCTCGCAGCCGGCTTCCCCTGCCAGCCGTTCTCGAAGACCGGCGGTAACCGAGGCATGGACGAGGCGCGCGGGACGCTCTTCTGGAACATCATGAAGGTCGTCGAGACACACAAGCCGGCGGTCGTGCTCCTGGAGAACGTCCGGAACCTCATCGGTCCCCGACATGTCCATGAGTGGCACACGATCATCGCTTCACTGCGCGGTGCCGGCTACTGGGTCAGCGACAGGCCCGCGGTCATCTCGCCGCACTGCCTCTCACCGGGACGCGGCGGTCGGCCTCAGGTGCGGGAGCGGGCATTCCTCACCGCCACCTATGTAGGAGGACAGGACGTTCTCGACGGACTTGGGCCGGACCCAATCCCTAGCAACGTGGGTCCCGGCGCACGTGGCATCGAGTGGAGACTCACCGACTACCTGGTCCCCGACGTCCAGGATCCTCGGTATCAGCTTACCGAGATGGAGAGCCACTGGATCTCGGCGTGGGACGACTGGGTCCGGTCCTACCGCGCACGAAATGGAGGCCGCATCCCTGGGTTTCCGATCTGGGCAGACTCCTGGCTCGACCTACGAAATGACGACGTCGACGCCGCACTCGCACGACTAAAGGAACTGGAGCCAGGCCTGCCGGAATGGAAGGCCTCGAACTTGGCCAAGAACTATGACCTCTACAGCGCCAACCGGCACTGGATCGACGGCTGGGCCCGGCGGTGGTCGGTCTACGGCGAGCGGTTCCCGGCCTCAAGGCGCAAGCTCGAGTGGCAGGCGCAGGACACGGCGAGTCTGTGGGACACCGTCATGCACATGCGTCCTTCAGGAATTCGAGCGAAGCCGCCGACCTACGTGCCGGCGCTCGTCGCGATCACTCAGACCTCGATCTACGGGCCCCAGCGCCGCCGGCTGACTCCTCGCGAAGGCGCCCGCTTAATGGGCTTCGCAGACTCGTTCACCTTCGGCTCGCAGCGCGACAGCGCCTCATACAAGCAGCTCGGCAATGCAGTCTCTGTCGGTGCGGTCTGGCATGCCATGCGCGAGCACGTCGATCGCGACGCGGATCTGCTGCGTCGAACCCCTGAGGGAAGCCGGATCCTCGATTCCGTCAGAGCAGCGCCAGGCTCGCCCGACCACCAGCATCAGCCGGGTCCACCCCCGGCCGCGAGCACACCACCATCCAGACGCGACATCTCATCGACTGCGATGCCCGCGGCCGTTCGTCGCTCGAGGCGCGACCCCGCTTTCCGCGACACCCCGTACTTCGTGCCAGCAGGCACCACCGGAGAGGCCACTGCACGGATCTTCGGGCTCACCGGCGCACCACCTGCCGGGCGCGGCGAGAAGCGCGCGCTGGTCGCCCTACGCGACGCGCTAGGTCTCGATGTCGACGTCGTGCGGACCAACGCAGTGATGGGCCAGCAACTCGCGCATGCCCTTGACGTCGACTGGGACCCCGACGCGCACACCATCAAGAACAAGGTCACCCTGGCCGGGCTGAACGCACTTCTCGAAGGGGCCTCGCAGGCATACCAGCGCCGCGCCTTAGGCCGCGTCCCACAGGTTCCACCGACGACCCTCACCGGCGCAGGTTGGTCAGCCTTCGAGCCGGCAGTATCAAAGATCGAGGCCGTGACGCGGATCGCCCGCCTCACCAGCGCGCCACCGGAGTGGCTAGGACCGGGGAGCAAGGAGCACAAGAGTGTCCTCCTCAACCTGGCCGACGCGCTGCTGCCAGAGGCGCGCCTGGACCGCTCCAGCAAGACCAGACTCGGACGATCCATCGCCGAGGCTCTCGACGTCGGGTGGAACGACACCTGTTACTCAACCGGCGAGACCATCTCGCTGATCGGGCTGAATACCATCCTGGCCGGAGCTGAGCGACGCCTTGACCGTCTCGGCACCACCGCCGCGGATCTCCTAGCCGACCCCGCTGCAGAAGGCGCAGCCCTGGCTGCAGCCCTCCACGACGGCTGGAGCGCAGCAACCTGGGACGCCCGCGAGACCGTCGAATGGCTGAGAGACAACAACCTGCGCGGCGCCAACGACAACGAATGGCAGGGCTGGTTCTTCGAGGCCCGCGGACGCGAACTCCTCAACGCCGCTTTCCCCCCAAGCCGCCAGGCCGTGCGCCTGCAGTACGGCCGCACCACATTCGACTACTCCCTCAACCACCCGTGGGATCTCAAGGCACACACCGAGGTGAAGGTGTTCGCCGACAGTAGAAGGGAGCAGGTAGAAAGGCCTGTTGCCATCCTCAATGACGTCAGCGCCGTTCGTGAATGCGTGTCAGAGCAGGGCCTGGGGTTCCTTGTCCTCAGCGGCAGCGCTGTCATGGATGAGAGCGGGGAGTTCGTCCGTTGGCACCGCTCTTTCAAGGCCCAGGGCAGTGGGCGTCTACCGGCCTTGTCCAACTCCGGACAGTCGCGACAGCGCAAGTCCGGTTTCACCCCGCTACGGCTCGAGGCGTTCTGGGTCGCTGACACACTGCGGCTCGACGAGGCAGTCGCCTCCGGTCAGCTCGCCGCACGACCGCAAGGCAGACAGGCGCCTAAGGGCGACGGAAGTGAAGGCAGCGCGCGTGAGGACAAGTTCCACATGAACCTCGAGCGCGCTCGCACCGGGTCGATCCTGGCATCCGGTCGCCAGTGGACAGCGAAGTGA
- a CDS encoding DEAD/DEAH box helicase: MTSNGATLQHLYASLGDDFMRFYNTAYELRDDALAQEREQLLRTPGIALSEPYVEVMPTYPQAVETLKQTLDDLYASSALELLTAGVMPRERPYQHQSDSLRASLTGHDVVVGTGTGSGKTESFLLPVITRLVQESDRWAPQPPSDTRWWEGSNAFVPQRRSSTTERPAAVRALLMYPMNALVEDQLVRLREALDSPAARAWYDANTNGERFYFGRYTGRTPVPGTRQTAAEGRVRLLRQLMRETDQRHRRLIDRIKNDDQLDATMRYFLPSTDGAEMRSRWDMQATAPDILITNYSMLAIALGRDDEAPIFQQTRDWLQDERNVFTLVVDELHMYRGTAGTEVALLLRRLMHRLDLLDRPDQLSIIGTSASISDDDTGRRFLTELFGRDSRRFTFINAAQDTPAPTNLDSYTGLLTSPDDADMTGIPSPTDSATGALLPDGELIATALRSALSTPHGIKPAAVSDVAAALFPSLDAEGAAAAMTGLLEHLHQIKDPEPRLRAHYFFRTLQGLWACSDPECSVVEPQFRSVERRVGRIYPAPRFTCDCGSRVLELLYCESCGESMLGGFVARTHHGEYLISTSSDLGSVPDRSSGARNASTYRVYWPTSRTPVILRPWTRIGRKGANDSQAPSYTMAFRRTVYRPGTGAIIARPAGATGYVFDIRCTNVADAVGRMPAMPTQCPSCGDDQERTWLGKPEDAQRSRSPIRTQGVGFDRANQVLTGSLKRGLESRLVTFSDSRQGAARVAANLELAHYLDLVRALVLDQVTGADSERAGIDAFLAGERTEQAKTAWRGLRARDAAAAAAYLMRNAGDDLDDEELAAIARVDKQLAGSPTLVDLAGSLEPRLLTLGVNLAGPAKSKQVTKDAAKRHWKTCFAWTSKPPKERGAALDAGQRQLVDGMRSHLGQQIVRTAFAPGDRDIESLGLAHARPDLPFRVMGWSDEVAQEFACSALRILLRSRRIIWIGEAAGGWPSTLKEYAEHVVTRNSGPAADSVLASLGSHLRADASTGFRLLPDQVRIQVAQSSQIWRCTSCRTRHMHPSAGCCVACGKQLEIETLPTQPDSDAGLSAESTAGPAKAAHGAPSADPDAESAAESVADSGGISNYYAWLAAQPNGISRLHCEELSGQTDPLEAQSRQAQFQDVFLDESEVEIVDGIDVLSVTTTMEAGVDIGALRGVVMANMPPQRFNYQQRVGRAGRRGDRLAIALTVCRGARSHDEHYFANPAAITGDAPPQPFLDTRSEPILLRSFTASVLVDMFRVIAIQVPGFDPGRSVHGQFGTVDDWNLNPAVSTSARAWLRANTAVLDGIAQAILASTRGSTTVQDLITYAQSDLADHITTAAATGRHPALSDTLSAAGILPMFGFPTQVKVLYTAPPRTAQEPSTLDRDADIAISEFAPGSEIVKDKAIHTAVGVVDYYRRTNGSWGQGDDPLGDTDVAGMCSVCTHIALDQAALTPQCPTCGAPDPLYAQVTIAQPVGYRTSFRPRDYEQLSDPTSRASQPRAALPDMPGAHIHNAEYRSVNAEVVAVNDNAGALYQFAPATRTYQGVVSNDAGLIEVGLATDADRARKANLDVQIGTAAGSPVALAARRRTDVLTIGIKHQDAGIRIDPRSPVGRGAWASLGYLMKGAAVRWLDIGPDEIEVGVHPTVKNGEVHAELFLADSLENGAGYASRLGRDMDELLARTARLAEALPEHGQRPCDSSCYSCLRDYTNSRWHPVLDWRLAVDMIDLLHGRTPDFDKHRQRDDRVASALAADFGFELLDAPITSLRSTSGTVLTFLHPFEVAQTASSPRQTAMQQHSPGHRIATTFDLIRQPGTVASALLD, encoded by the coding sequence ATGACCAGCAACGGCGCTACCCTGCAGCACCTGTACGCCAGTCTCGGCGACGACTTCATGCGCTTCTACAACACCGCCTACGAGTTGCGAGACGATGCGCTGGCACAAGAGCGCGAACAGTTGCTCCGCACTCCCGGTATCGCGCTGTCCGAGCCGTACGTGGAGGTCATGCCGACCTACCCCCAGGCCGTCGAGACTTTGAAGCAGACGCTCGACGACCTGTACGCGTCGAGTGCGCTCGAGCTGCTCACTGCGGGTGTCATGCCCCGCGAACGTCCCTACCAGCACCAGAGCGACTCACTGCGTGCCTCCCTGACCGGGCACGACGTCGTCGTCGGAACCGGCACCGGGTCGGGCAAGACCGAGTCGTTCCTGCTGCCCGTCATCACCAGACTGGTCCAGGAAAGCGACCGCTGGGCGCCACAGCCACCATCGGACACCCGGTGGTGGGAAGGCTCGAACGCGTTCGTGCCCCAGCGCCGCTCGAGCACGACCGAGCGACCCGCAGCGGTGCGCGCCCTGCTGATGTACCCCATGAACGCGCTCGTCGAGGACCAGCTCGTCCGACTACGTGAAGCGCTGGACTCCCCGGCCGCTCGAGCGTGGTACGACGCCAACACCAACGGCGAGCGGTTCTACTTCGGCCGTTACACCGGCCGCACCCCGGTACCCGGGACCAGGCAGACCGCAGCCGAGGGCCGCGTCAGGCTGCTGCGCCAGCTCATGCGCGAGACCGACCAACGACACCGCCGCCTCATCGACCGCATCAAGAACGACGACCAGCTCGACGCCACCATGCGGTACTTCCTGCCCTCGACCGACGGCGCCGAGATGCGCAGCCGATGGGACATGCAGGCCACGGCACCCGACATCCTCATCACCAACTACAGCATGCTCGCCATCGCGCTGGGTCGCGACGACGAAGCCCCGATCTTTCAGCAGACCCGCGACTGGCTCCAAGACGAGCGCAACGTGTTCACCCTCGTCGTCGACGAGCTCCACATGTACCGCGGGACCGCCGGCACCGAGGTCGCACTGCTCCTTCGCCGCCTGATGCACCGCCTCGACCTCCTGGACCGACCCGACCAGCTCTCAATCATCGGAACCTCCGCATCCATCTCAGACGACGACACCGGGCGCCGCTTCCTGACCGAGCTGTTCGGACGCGACAGCCGCCGTTTCACGTTCATCAACGCTGCACAGGACACACCCGCCCCGACCAACCTCGACTCCTACACCGGCCTCCTGACGAGTCCTGACGATGCCGACATGACCGGCATCCCCAGTCCGACTGACAGCGCGACCGGTGCGCTGCTTCCAGACGGTGAGCTCATCGCCACGGCACTGCGCTCAGCACTCTCGACGCCACACGGGATCAAGCCGGCTGCCGTCAGCGACGTAGCGGCCGCCTTGTTCCCCAGCCTCGACGCGGAAGGTGCCGCCGCCGCGATGACCGGGCTGCTTGAGCACCTGCACCAGATCAAGGACCCCGAGCCGCGCCTCCGAGCCCACTACTTCTTCCGCACCCTTCAGGGACTGTGGGCCTGTTCAGACCCTGAGTGCAGCGTCGTCGAGCCCCAGTTCCGCTCTGTGGAACGACGTGTCGGCCGGATCTACCCGGCGCCTCGATTCACCTGCGACTGCGGCAGCCGCGTGCTCGAGCTTCTCTACTGCGAGTCGTGCGGCGAGTCCATGCTCGGCGGGTTCGTCGCCCGCACCCATCATGGCGAGTACCTCATCTCCACATCCAGCGACCTCGGCAGCGTCCCGGACCGATCTAGCGGAGCGCGCAACGCCAGCACCTACCGGGTCTACTGGCCTACCAGCCGGACGCCGGTCATCCTGCGGCCATGGACACGCATCGGCCGCAAGGGTGCCAACGACTCCCAGGCGCCGTCCTACACGATGGCGTTTCGCCGTACCGTCTACCGGCCAGGGACCGGGGCGATCATCGCACGACCGGCCGGAGCAACCGGGTACGTCTTCGACATCCGCTGCACCAACGTCGCCGATGCCGTCGGGCGGATGCCCGCCATGCCGACCCAGTGCCCCTCATGCGGCGATGATCAAGAGCGGACCTGGCTCGGGAAGCCCGAGGACGCGCAGCGCTCGCGCTCGCCGATCCGGACTCAGGGCGTCGGTTTCGATCGCGCGAACCAGGTCCTGACCGGATCGTTGAAGCGCGGCCTCGAATCGCGCCTGGTCACCTTCTCTGACAGCCGGCAGGGCGCCGCGCGCGTTGCAGCTAACCTCGAGCTGGCGCACTACCTCGACCTTGTCCGCGCCCTCGTGCTCGACCAGGTCACCGGCGCGGACTCTGAGCGAGCGGGCATCGACGCCTTCCTTGCCGGGGAGCGCACCGAGCAGGCCAAGACCGCCTGGCGTGGCCTGAGGGCAAGGGACGCCGCAGCCGCTGCTGCCTACCTGATGCGCAACGCTGGAGACGACCTCGACGATGAGGAGCTGGCTGCTATCGCACGTGTCGACAAGCAGCTGGCAGGCTCACCGACCCTGGTCGACCTCGCGGGATCTCTTGAGCCGAGACTGCTCACACTCGGAGTGAACCTGGCTGGACCGGCGAAGTCGAAGCAGGTGACCAAGGACGCCGCGAAGCGACACTGGAAGACCTGCTTTGCCTGGACGAGCAAGCCCCCAAAGGAGCGCGGAGCCGCACTCGACGCCGGCCAGCGCCAGCTGGTCGATGGCATGCGAAGCCACTTGGGCCAGCAGATCGTGCGCACCGCCTTCGCACCTGGAGACCGAGACATCGAGTCGCTCGGACTCGCTCACGCCCGACCGGACCTGCCGTTCCGCGTCATGGGATGGAGCGACGAGGTAGCCCAGGAGTTCGCCTGCTCGGCACTTCGCATCCTGCTGCGGTCTCGGCGGATCATCTGGATCGGCGAGGCCGCCGGCGGCTGGCCCTCCACCTTGAAGGAGTACGCAGAGCACGTCGTCACCCGCAACAGCGGGCCCGCCGCAGACAGCGTCCTGGCCAGCCTGGGCAGCCACCTGCGCGCCGACGCCAGCACCGGCTTCCGCCTCCTGCCCGATCAGGTTCGCATCCAGGTCGCACAGAGCAGCCAGATCTGGCGATGCACGTCATGCCGCACACGCCACATGCACCCATCAGCCGGGTGCTGCGTAGCGTGCGGCAAGCAGCTCGAGATCGAGACCCTGCCAACGCAGCCGGACAGCGACGCGGGGCTGTCAGCCGAATCCACGGCTGGACCAGCAAAGGCCGCGCACGGGGCGCCTAGCGCGGACCCAGACGCTGAGTCTGCTGCCGAGTCTGTTGCCGACTCTGGTGGCATCTCCAACTACTACGCCTGGCTCGCTGCTCAGCCCAACGGGATCAGCCGCCTGCACTGCGAGGAGCTCAGCGGCCAGACCGACCCGCTGGAGGCGCAGTCGCGACAAGCCCAGTTCCAAGACGTCTTCCTCGACGAGTCCGAGGTCGAGATCGTCGACGGCATCGACGTCCTCTCAGTCACCACCACCATGGAGGCCGGCGTCGACATCGGCGCGCTACGAGGCGTCGTGATGGCCAACATGCCGCCACAGCGATTTAACTACCAGCAGCGCGTGGGACGAGCAGGTCGTCGCGGCGACCGCCTCGCGATCGCACTGACCGTATGCCGTGGAGCACGCAGCCACGACGAGCACTACTTCGCCAACCCGGCCGCCATCACCGGAGACGCACCGCCGCAGCCGTTCCTCGACACCCGCAGCGAGCCGATCCTTCTCCGGTCGTTCACCGCATCGGTCCTGGTCGATATGTTCCGCGTCATCGCGATCCAGGTCCCGGGGTTCGATCCCGGACGCTCGGTTCACGGCCAGTTCGGCACCGTCGACGACTGGAACCTCAACCCAGCAGTCAGCACGTCAGCCCGGGCCTGGTTGCGGGCCAACACCGCCGTCCTGGACGGCATCGCACAAGCGATCCTGGCCTCGACGCGCGGCAGCACCACCGTGCAGGACCTCATCACCTACGCCCAGTCCGATCTCGCTGACCACATCACGACCGCGGCTGCGACCGGTCGACACCCAGCCCTGTCCGACACACTCTCCGCGGCCGGAATACTGCCCATGTTCGGGTTCCCGACCCAGGTCAAGGTCCTCTACACAGCCCCGCCGCGGACCGCACAGGAGCCCAGCACGCTGGACCGTGACGCCGACATCGCGATCTCCGAGTTCGCGCCCGGCTCAGAAATCGTCAAGGACAAGGCCATCCACACCGCGGTCGGCGTCGTCGACTACTACCGACGCACGAACGGCTCATGGGGCCAAGGAGACGACCCGCTCGGCGACACCGACGTTGCCGGCATGTGCTCGGTGTGCACGCACATCGCACTCGACCAGGCAGCACTGACACCACAGTGCCCGACCTGCGGAGCACCCGACCCCCTGTATGCGCAGGTCACGATCGCCCAGCCCGTCGGGTATCGGACAAGCTTCCGGCCGCGTGACTACGAGCAGCTCTCAGACCCCACCTCCCGGGCCTCGCAGCCTCGAGCCGCACTGCCTGACATGCCCGGTGCCCACATCCACAACGCCGAGTACCGCTCCGTCAACGCCGAGGTCGTCGCCGTCAACGACAACGCAGGAGCCCTCTACCAGTTTGCGCCAGCGACCAGGACCTACCAAGGCGTCGTCTCGAACGATGCCGGCCTCATCGAGGTTGGTCTCGCCACCGACGCAGACCGAGCAAGGAAGGCCAACCTCGACGTCCAGATCGGCACCGCCGCGGGTTCGCCCGTCGCACTGGCCGCCCGCCGACGAACCGACGTGCTTACGATCGGCATCAAGCACCAGGACGCAGGAATTCGAATCGACCCACGCTCGCCCGTGGGGCGCGGTGCCTGGGCCTCCCTGGGCTACCTCATGAAGGGCGCCGCAGTCCGCTGGCTCGACATCGGACCCGACGAGATCGAGGTCGGCGTCCACCCCACCGTCAAGAACGGCGAGGTCCACGCCGAGCTCTTCCTGGCCGACTCGCTCGAGAACGGCGCCGGCTATGCCAGCCGACTGGGTCGCGACATGGACGAGCTCCTCGCCCGGACCGCGCGCCTAGCCGAGGCCCTGCCTGAGCACGGCCAACGGCCCTGCGACTCCAGCTGCTACTCGTGCCTGCGCGACTACACCAACAGCCGCTGGCACCCAGTACTGGACTGGCGCCTGGCCGTGGACATGATCGACCTCCTGCACGGTCGCACCCCCGACTTCGACAAACACCGCCAGCGAGACGACAGAGTCGCATCTGCGCTCGCTGCCGACTTCGGCTTCGAGCTTCTAGACGCACCCATCACCTCACTGCGCAGCACCAGTGGCACCGTCCTGACATTCCTGCACCCATTCGAGGTCGCCCAGACAGCCTCGAGCCCACGCCAGACCGCCATGCAGCAGCACTCCCCGGGACACCGAATCGCCACCACGTTCGACCTCATCCGCCAGCCCGGCACCGTCGCATCCGCCCTGCTGGACTGA
- a CDS encoding PhoH family protein: MRVPATASPPDCPRDLVIDADGLQHAAEVIRSAVEGGDGYEPASSDAVEDLIATLTAQVGGSDEPHTIADEHEQRVEQLIRDQSGVLQSLRHYSRLAVIGGAGTGKTWLALEQARRLSAEGQRVALVCYSRGLGRFLQRTTADWRHRPAYVGLFHDFALSWGAPGPTGARVRLLRARAPHRTGRPGRSDAGS; this comes from the coding sequence ATGCGGGTGCCCGCCACCGCCAGCCCACCCGACTGCCCACGCGACCTGGTCATCGACGCAGACGGGCTTCAGCACGCAGCCGAGGTGATCCGCTCAGCCGTCGAGGGTGGCGACGGGTACGAGCCAGCCTCGAGCGATGCTGTCGAGGACCTGATCGCGACCCTTACCGCTCAGGTCGGCGGCAGCGACGAGCCCCATACGATCGCTGATGAGCACGAGCAGCGCGTCGAGCAGCTCATTCGTGACCAGTCCGGCGTGCTGCAGAGCCTGAGGCACTACTCGCGTCTCGCGGTCATCGGTGGCGCGGGCACCGGGAAGACGTGGCTGGCGCTGGAGCAGGCACGACGCCTGTCGGCCGAGGGCCAGCGTGTCGCGCTGGTCTGCTATTCACGCGGCCTGGGGCGCTTCCTGCAACGCACGACAGCAGACTGGCGTCATCGGCCGGCCTACGTCGGGCTGTTCCACGACTTCGCGCTGTCGTGGGGAGCGCCCGGCCCAACAGGGGCCCGAGTCCGACTCCTACGAGCACGAGCTCCCCACCGCACTGGGCGGCCTGGCCGCAGCGACGCCGGCTCATAG
- a CDS encoding ATP-binding domain-containing protein, producing MSTPPQSSSGWQAYRDDFFDDDYVFYGHVLGFKGLERPVVVLAANGFKDNDRAREMLYVGLSRARTQLVVCGSLESIARVGSEGVRRRLQAAQPWQTRTARLGPT from the coding sequence ATGTCCACACCTCCGCAGTCGAGCAGCGGCTGGCAGGCCTACCGAGACGACTTCTTCGACGACGACTACGTCTTCTACGGCCACGTATTGGGCTTCAAGGGCCTCGAGCGCCCTGTTGTCGTTCTGGCGGCAAACGGGTTTAAGGACAACGACAGAGCCCGCGAGATGCTCTACGTCGGACTGTCGCGGGCGCGCACCCAACTCGTAGTGTGCGGCAGCCTGGAGTCGATCGCCCGCGTGGGCAGTGAAGGCGTGCGCCGCCGGCTCCAGGCAGCCCAGCCGTGGCAGACCAGAACCGCTCGGCTCGGTCCGACCTGA
- a CDS encoding very short patch repair endonuclease: MLGNRRSGTRPELAIRKVVFAAGLRYRVDARPVADFNRRADLVFRSAKVAVFVDGCFWHGCPEHGTQPRTNSDYWSSKIGRNVARDRDTDAVLGEAGWRVLRFWEHDDPRAASAEVVQAVRGDNGALPAERPERPERPER; encoded by the coding sequence ATGCTCGGCAATCGTCGTAGCGGCACTCGACCTGAGCTTGCGATCAGGAAGGTCGTCTTTGCTGCGGGTCTTCGCTACCGCGTTGATGCTCGTCCTGTGGCCGACTTCAACCGGCGGGCTGATCTGGTCTTTCGGTCAGCCAAGGTGGCCGTGTTCGTGGACGGCTGCTTCTGGCACGGCTGCCCAGAGCACGGCACCCAGCCCAGGACGAACTCCGACTACTGGTCCTCGAAGATCGGCAGGAACGTCGCGCGTGATCGAGACACCGACGCAGTCCTGGGTGAGGCGGGCTGGAGGGTGCTGAGGTTCTGGGAGCATGATGACCCTCGAGCGGCTTCGGCAGAGGTCGTACAGGCAGTACGCGGCGACAACGGTGCCCTGCCAGCTGAGCGACCTGAGCGACCTGAGCGACCTGAGCGATGA